The following are encoded together in the Capsulimonas corticalis genome:
- a CDS encoding sugar phosphate isomerase/epimerase family protein, whose translation MDLGVVINIYEETEFTGAFEEARAAGFSHGQVNSFLPRITAEEVRLLALAARGVGFHIDAVGCYINPLRLEDAGMHGVDFVDWKTLVETMVVMNGCERIVCWSGTLGKSLATPNLLNQEEESFNSVFVALHGMLEHVRGLPVQVLLEPFTAHVLCDGKTCARMARKFPFGDVRIVLDAPNVVTHKEYSHRDQRVREFVSDVALNVGLIHLKDMARDDNDHRRFPRAGAGVLDYGSYLRSIVTQCPDVPMLIEHATSVKEMIAAREFVEGVAKELGI comes from the coding sequence TTGGATTTAGGGGTCGTCATCAACATTTACGAGGAGACGGAGTTTACCGGAGCCTTTGAGGAAGCCCGCGCGGCGGGATTTTCGCATGGACAGGTGAACTCGTTTCTGCCGCGCATCACCGCCGAGGAAGTGCGCCTGCTGGCGCTGGCGGCGCGCGGGGTCGGGTTCCATATCGACGCCGTCGGCTGCTACATCAATCCCCTGCGCCTTGAGGACGCCGGGATGCACGGCGTGGACTTTGTGGACTGGAAGACGCTTGTCGAGACGATGGTCGTGATGAACGGCTGTGAGCGGATCGTCTGCTGGAGCGGCACCCTCGGCAAGAGCCTCGCCACGCCCAACCTTTTGAACCAGGAAGAAGAATCGTTCAATAGCGTTTTCGTCGCCCTCCACGGCATGCTGGAGCACGTGCGCGGCCTTCCCGTGCAAGTCCTGCTCGAACCCTTCACTGCCCACGTGCTTTGCGACGGCAAGACCTGCGCCCGCATGGCCCGCAAATTTCCCTTCGGCGACGTCCGCATCGTCCTCGACGCCCCAAACGTCGTCACCCACAAAGAATACTCCCACCGCGACCAGCGTGTGCGCGAATTCGTCTCCGACGTCGCCCTCAACGTCGGCCTTATCCACCTCAAAGACATGGCCCGCGACGACAACGACCACCGCCGCTTCCCCCGCGCCGGCGCCGGCGTCCTCGACTACGGCTCCTACCTCCGATCCATCGTCACCCAATGCCCCGACGTCCCCATGCTCATCGAGCACGCGACCTCCGTCAAAGAGATGATCGCCGCACGCGAGTTTGTAGAGGGCGTGGCGAAGGAATTGGGGATTTAG